From the Clavibacter phaseoli genome, one window contains:
- the gltB gene encoding glutamate synthase large subunit: MAFSSTSPPGGSFPAKQGLYDPAFEKDACGLAMVATLRGTPGHDIIVNALDALRNLEHRGAIGSDAGTGDGAGIMTQIPDAFLRGVVGFDLPAMGEYAVGMAFLPTDDAEREELQAGIERLAGEERLRVLGWREVPVDPSHLGNLARKAMPAFRQLFLASDAAQPSDRPSGLALDRLAFRMRKRAERELGAYFISLSARTLVYKGMVTTLQLEPFYPDLSDERFASKLAIVHSRYSTNTFPSWPLAQPLRMMAHNGEINTVAGNRNWMRARQSQLESELLGDLSPLMPIVTPGASDSASFDEVLELLSLSGRSLPHAMMMMVPEAWEKQTDIDPVRRDFYEYHSMVMEPWDGPAALTFTDGTLVGATLDRNGLRPGRYLVTHDGLVVLGSEIGVLEIDPARIARKGRLRPGKMFLVDTEAGRIIEDDEIKSELAASAPWGEWLENRIHLADLPEREHVVHTPASVVRRQRTFGYTEEEVRMLLMPMAKVGAEPLGAMGSDTPIAVLSQRPRLLFDYFTQQFAQVTNPPLDSIREEVVTSLRLGLGPQRNLLDAGPEHAKQVVLDFPVIDNDELAKVIHIDHRPGSRTTTIVSGLYRVDDGPLAMQRRIDAMCDEVDRAIAHGAQFIVLSDRDSNRDLAPIPSLLMIAAVHHHLIRTQTRMKVGIVVEAGDVREVHHIALLIGYGASAVNPYLAMESCEDLVRSGMLTGVTPEKATRNLIKGLGKGVLKIMSKMGISTVSSYAGAQCFEAVGLSQQLVDQYFSGTTTRLGGVGIDVIAAENAARHRSAYPADGAVLSHERLQTGGEYQWRRDGSPHLFNPDTIFRLQHATRTRRYDIFREYTSMVDAQSKDLMTLRGMFKLRTGARPPVPLDEVEPISDIVKRFSTGAMSYGSISEEAHETLAIAMNRLGAKSNTGEGGENVERLLDPERRSSIKQVASGRFGVTSMYLTHADDIQIKLAQGAKPGEGGQLPPGKVYPWVARTRHATAGVGLISPPPHHDIYSIEDLKQLIFDLKRANPAARIHTKLVSQSGIGAVAAGVAKALSDVILVSGHDGGTGASPVNSLKHAGTPWELGLAETQQTLRLNGMRDRVVVQVDGQMKSGRDVIVGALLGAEEFGFATAPLVVSGCIMMRVCHLDTCPVGVATQNPELRKRFPGKADHVVNFFEFIAQEVREHLAALGYRSLDEIVGRNDLLGVEDAVDHWKASGLDLTPILVGPTFADDEPMKHGRSQDHELEAHFDNELIRLSRDVLDHGGRIAIDLPVRNTARAVGTMLGHLVTKAHGEDGLPTGSIDVTLRGSAGQSFGAFMPSGITLRLVGDSNDYLGKGLSGGDIVVRPDDRAGFPAEENVIAGNVIGYGATQGTMFIRGMVGERFLVRNSGATAVVEAVGDHALEYMTGGLALVLGGTGRNIGAGMSGGTAYVIDLDRDRINTDALASGELELHPLGSADAEIVLDLLRRHLAETGSTVAERLLADPETSMERFTKILPRDYAAVLATRQTAVDEGLDPDGDVAWKRILEVTGG, encoded by the coding sequence ATGGCGTTCTCCTCCACCTCCCCTCCCGGCGGCTCGTTCCCCGCGAAGCAGGGCCTCTACGACCCGGCGTTCGAGAAGGACGCGTGCGGCCTGGCCATGGTGGCCACCCTGCGCGGCACCCCCGGGCACGACATCATCGTCAACGCGCTCGACGCGCTCCGGAACCTCGAGCACCGCGGGGCCATCGGCTCCGACGCGGGCACCGGTGACGGCGCCGGCATCATGACGCAGATCCCGGACGCGTTCCTCCGCGGGGTCGTCGGCTTCGACCTTCCGGCCATGGGGGAGTACGCGGTCGGCATGGCCTTCCTGCCGACCGACGACGCCGAGCGCGAGGAGCTGCAGGCCGGCATCGAGCGCCTCGCCGGGGAGGAGCGCCTCCGCGTGCTCGGCTGGCGCGAGGTGCCGGTCGACCCGTCGCACCTCGGCAACCTGGCGCGCAAGGCGATGCCCGCCTTCCGCCAGCTGTTCCTCGCCTCCGACGCCGCGCAGCCGTCCGACCGACCCTCTGGGCTCGCCCTCGACCGCCTGGCCTTCCGGATGCGCAAGCGCGCGGAGCGGGAGCTCGGCGCGTACTTCATCTCGCTGTCCGCGCGCACCCTCGTCTACAAGGGCATGGTCACCACGCTCCAGCTGGAGCCGTTCTACCCGGACCTCTCCGACGAGCGCTTCGCCTCGAAGCTCGCCATCGTTCACTCGCGGTACTCCACGAACACGTTCCCGTCGTGGCCGCTCGCGCAGCCGCTGCGGATGATGGCGCACAACGGCGAGATCAACACGGTCGCCGGCAACCGCAACTGGATGCGCGCCCGCCAGTCCCAGCTCGAGTCCGAGCTGCTCGGCGACCTCTCGCCGCTGATGCCCATCGTCACGCCCGGCGCGAGCGACTCCGCGTCCTTCGACGAGGTCCTCGAGCTCCTCAGCCTGAGCGGCCGCAGCCTGCCGCACGCGATGATGATGATGGTCCCCGAGGCGTGGGAGAAGCAGACCGACATCGACCCCGTGCGCCGGGACTTCTACGAGTACCACTCCATGGTCATGGAGCCGTGGGACGGCCCGGCCGCGCTCACCTTCACCGACGGCACGCTCGTCGGCGCGACCCTCGACCGCAACGGCCTGCGCCCGGGCCGCTACCTCGTCACGCACGACGGCCTCGTGGTGCTCGGCAGCGAGATCGGCGTGCTCGAGATCGACCCCGCGCGCATCGCGCGCAAGGGCCGCCTGCGCCCCGGCAAGATGTTCCTGGTCGACACCGAGGCCGGCCGCATCATCGAGGACGACGAGATCAAGTCGGAGCTCGCCGCCAGCGCGCCGTGGGGCGAGTGGCTCGAGAACCGGATCCACCTGGCCGACCTGCCGGAGCGCGAGCACGTCGTGCACACGCCCGCGTCCGTCGTCCGCCGCCAGCGCACCTTCGGCTACACCGAGGAGGAGGTGCGGATGCTCCTCATGCCCATGGCGAAGGTCGGCGCCGAGCCCCTCGGCGCCATGGGGTCGGACACGCCCATCGCGGTCCTCTCGCAGCGCCCGCGCCTGCTGTTCGACTACTTCACGCAGCAGTTCGCGCAGGTCACGAACCCGCCGCTCGACTCCATCCGCGAGGAGGTCGTCACGAGCCTCCGCCTCGGCCTCGGCCCGCAGCGGAACCTCCTCGACGCCGGGCCCGAGCACGCCAAGCAGGTCGTGCTCGACTTCCCCGTGATCGACAACGACGAGCTGGCGAAGGTCATCCACATCGACCACCGTCCCGGCAGCCGCACCACCACGATCGTGAGCGGCCTCTACCGCGTCGACGACGGCCCGCTCGCCATGCAGAGGCGCATCGACGCCATGTGCGACGAGGTCGACCGCGCGATCGCGCACGGCGCGCAGTTCATCGTCCTGTCGGACCGCGACTCCAACCGCGACCTCGCGCCCATCCCGTCGCTCCTCATGATCGCGGCCGTGCACCACCACCTCATCCGCACGCAGACCCGCATGAAGGTCGGCATCGTTGTCGAGGCCGGCGACGTGCGCGAGGTGCACCACATCGCGCTCCTGATCGGCTACGGCGCCTCTGCGGTCAACCCGTACCTGGCGATGGAGTCCTGCGAGGACCTCGTCCGCAGCGGCATGCTCACGGGCGTGACGCCGGAGAAGGCCACGCGGAACCTCATCAAGGGCCTCGGCAAGGGCGTGCTCAAGATCATGTCCAAGATGGGCATCTCCACGGTGTCCTCGTACGCCGGAGCGCAGTGCTTCGAGGCGGTCGGCCTCTCGCAGCAGCTGGTGGACCAGTACTTCTCGGGCACCACGACGCGCCTCGGCGGCGTCGGCATCGACGTCATCGCGGCGGAGAACGCCGCGCGCCACCGGAGCGCCTACCCGGCGGACGGCGCCGTGCTCTCGCACGAGCGGCTGCAGACGGGCGGCGAGTACCAGTGGCGCCGCGACGGATCCCCGCACCTGTTCAACCCGGACACGATCTTCCGGCTGCAGCACGCGACGCGCACGCGCCGGTACGACATCTTCCGCGAGTACACGTCCATGGTCGACGCGCAGTCGAAGGACCTGATGACCCTCCGCGGCATGTTCAAGCTGCGCACGGGCGCGCGCCCGCCCGTGCCGCTCGACGAGGTGGAGCCCATCAGCGACATCGTCAAGCGCTTCTCCACGGGGGCGATGAGCTACGGCTCGATCTCCGAGGAGGCGCACGAGACGCTCGCCATCGCGATGAACCGGCTCGGCGCGAAGTCGAACACGGGCGAGGGCGGCGAGAACGTGGAGCGCCTGCTCGACCCCGAGCGCCGGAGCTCCATCAAGCAGGTCGCGTCCGGGCGCTTCGGCGTCACGAGCATGTACCTCACGCATGCCGACGACATCCAGATCAAGCTCGCCCAGGGCGCCAAGCCCGGCGAGGGCGGCCAGCTGCCGCCCGGCAAGGTGTACCCGTGGGTGGCGCGCACGCGCCACGCGACCGCGGGCGTCGGCCTCATCTCGCCGCCGCCGCACCACGACATCTACTCGATCGAGGACCTCAAGCAGCTGATCTTCGACCTCAAGCGCGCGAACCCGGCCGCCCGGATCCACACGAAGCTCGTCAGCCAGTCGGGCATCGGCGCGGTGGCCGCGGGGGTCGCGAAGGCCCTGAGCGACGTGATCCTCGTCTCGGGCCACGACGGCGGCACGGGCGCGAGCCCGGTCAACTCCCTCAAGCACGCCGGCACGCCGTGGGAGCTGGGCCTCGCCGAGACGCAGCAGACCCTCCGCCTCAACGGCATGCGCGACCGCGTGGTCGTGCAGGTCGACGGGCAGATGAAGTCCGGCCGCGACGTGATCGTCGGCGCGCTGCTCGGCGCCGAGGAGTTCGGCTTCGCCACTGCGCCGCTCGTCGTCTCGGGCTGCATCATGATGCGCGTCTGCCACCTCGACACGTGCCCCGTCGGCGTCGCCACGCAGAACCCGGAGCTCCGCAAGCGCTTCCCGGGCAAGGCGGACCACGTCGTCAACTTCTTCGAGTTCATCGCGCAGGAGGTGCGCGAGCACCTGGCCGCCCTCGGCTACCGCTCGCTCGACGAGATCGTGGGCCGCAACGACCTGCTCGGCGTCGAGGACGCGGTCGACCACTGGAAGGCGTCCGGCCTCGACCTGACGCCGATCCTGGTCGGCCCGACCTTCGCGGACGACGAGCCGATGAAGCACGGCCGGTCGCAGGACCACGAGCTCGAGGCCCACTTCGACAACGAGCTCATCCGCCTCAGCCGCGACGTGCTCGACCACGGCGGCCGGATCGCGATCGACCTGCCCGTGCGCAACACGGCGCGCGCGGTCGGCACGATGCTCGGCCACCTGGTCACGAAGGCGCACGGCGAGGACGGGCTGCCGACGGGATCCATCGACGTCACCCTCCGCGGATCCGCCGGCCAGTCCTTCGGGGCGTTCATGCCCTCCGGCATCACGCTGCGCCTCGTCGGCGACAGCAACGACTACCTCGGCAAGGGCCTCTCGGGCGGCGACATCGTCGTGCGGCCCGACGACCGGGCCGGCTTCCCCGCGGAGGAGAACGTCATCGCGGGCAACGTCATCGGCTACGGCGCGACGCAGGGCACCATGTTCATCCGCGGCATGGTGGGGGAGCGGTTCCTCGTCCGCAACTCCGGCGCAACCGCGGTCGTCGAGGCGGTGGGCGACCACGCGCTCGAGTACATGACCGGTGGGCTCGCGCTCGTCCTGGGCGGCACCGGCCGGAACATCGGCGCGGGCATGTCGGGCGGCACGGCGTACGTCATCGACCTCGACCGCGACCGCATCAACACCGACGCGCTCGCGTCGGGCGAGCTCGAGCTGCACCCGCTCGGGAGCGCCGACGCCGAGATCGTGCTCGACCTCCTCCGCCGGCACCTCGCCGAGACCGGATCCACAGTGGCCGAGCGCCTGCTCGCCGACCCGGAGACCTCCATGGAACGCTTCACCAAGATCCTGCCGCGGGACTACGCGGCCGTCCTCGCCACCCGCCAGACCGCGGTGGACGAGGGGCTGGACCCCGACGGCGACGTCGCCTGGAAGCGCATCCTGGAGGTGACCGGTGGCTGA
- a CDS encoding glutamate synthase subunit beta, producing the protein MADPKGFLKVTERELPKRRPVSVRLMDWKEVYEQQERGELVRQAGRCMDCGIPFCHQGCPLGNLIPEWNDLTWRGEGRQAIERLHATNNFPEFTGRLCPAPCESSCVLGINQPPVTIKQVEVSIIDDAFQNGWVEPHPPERLTGKTVAVVGSGPAGLAAAQQLTRAGHTVAVFERDDRIGGLLRYGIPDFKMEKRHLEARLAQMTAEGTRFRAGVDIGTDITWSDLRLRYDAVVVCTGALVPRDLDIPGRDVDGVHFAMDYLRQSNHATAGDQVPEQIHAEGKHVVVLGGGDTGADCIGTAHRQKAASVTNLAIGQQPPSERRPDQPWPTYPTLFEVSSAHEEGGERQYLATTVEFLKDDDGHVRAVRVAETEFRDGRRVPKSGTEREIPADLVLLALGFTGPEKDALEGQLQVPFDERGNVARGEDYQTDQAGVFVAGDAGRGQSLIVWAIAEGRSAASAVDRYLEGDTELPFPVRPTDRALSI; encoded by the coding sequence GTGGCTGACCCCAAGGGCTTCCTCAAGGTGACGGAGCGCGAGCTCCCCAAGCGCCGACCCGTCTCGGTGCGCCTCATGGACTGGAAGGAGGTGTACGAGCAGCAGGAGCGCGGCGAGCTCGTGCGCCAGGCCGGCCGGTGCATGGACTGCGGCATCCCGTTCTGCCACCAGGGCTGCCCGCTCGGCAACCTCATCCCGGAGTGGAACGACCTCACGTGGCGCGGAGAGGGCCGCCAGGCCATCGAGCGCCTGCACGCCACGAACAACTTCCCGGAGTTCACGGGCCGACTGTGCCCCGCGCCCTGCGAGAGCTCGTGCGTGCTCGGCATCAACCAGCCGCCCGTGACCATCAAGCAGGTCGAGGTGTCCATCATCGACGACGCCTTCCAGAACGGCTGGGTCGAGCCGCACCCGCCCGAGCGCCTCACGGGCAAGACCGTCGCGGTCGTGGGATCCGGTCCCGCCGGCCTCGCCGCCGCCCAGCAGCTCACGCGCGCTGGCCACACGGTCGCCGTCTTCGAGCGCGACGACCGCATCGGCGGCCTGCTGCGCTACGGGATCCCCGACTTCAAGATGGAGAAGAGGCACCTCGAGGCGCGCCTCGCGCAGATGACCGCCGAGGGCACGCGCTTCCGCGCGGGCGTCGACATCGGCACGGACATCACCTGGTCCGACCTGCGCCTCCGCTACGACGCGGTCGTGGTCTGCACCGGCGCGCTCGTGCCGCGCGACCTCGACATCCCGGGCCGCGACGTCGACGGCGTGCACTTCGCCATGGACTACCTGCGCCAGTCGAACCACGCGACGGCCGGCGACCAGGTGCCCGAGCAGATCCACGCGGAGGGCAAGCACGTCGTCGTCCTCGGCGGCGGCGACACCGGCGCGGACTGCATCGGGACCGCGCACCGCCAGAAGGCGGCCTCGGTCACCAACCTCGCCATCGGCCAGCAGCCGCCGTCGGAGCGCCGCCCCGACCAGCCGTGGCCGACGTACCCGACCCTCTTCGAGGTGTCGAGCGCGCACGAGGAGGGCGGCGAGCGCCAGTACCTCGCCACCACGGTCGAGTTCCTGAAGGACGACGACGGGCACGTGCGCGCGGTCCGGGTCGCCGAGACCGAGTTCCGCGACGGCCGCCGCGTGCCGAAGTCGGGCACCGAGCGGGAGATCCCCGCCGACCTCGTGCTCCTCGCGCTCGGCTTTACGGGCCCCGAGAAGGACGCCCTGGAGGGCCAGCTCCAGGTCCCCTTCGACGAGCGCGGCAACGTCGCGCGCGGCGAGGACTACCAGACCGACCAGGCCGGCGTCTTCGTCGCGGGCGACGCGGGACGCGGCCAGTCGCTCATCGTGTGGGCGATCGCGGAGGGACGTTCAGCGGCCTCCGCCGTCGACCGGTACCTTGAGGGGGACACGGAGCTCCCGTTCCCGGTCCGTCCCACGGACCGCGCTCTCTCCATCTGA
- the pyk gene encoding pyruvate kinase codes for MTRRAKIVATLGPATSSYESIRAIIDAGVDVARMNLSHGTYDVHEGIYSTIRKAADDAGRAVAVLVDLQGPKIRLGKFSDGPHDLAFGDTFVITVEDILGTKDICSTTYKGLPGDVKPGDPLLIDDGKVTLRVVSTDGTRVTTTVEVAGAVSNNKGINLPGVAVNVPALSDKDEADLRWGLRLGADLIALSFVRDASDIVRVHEIMDEEGRRVPVVAKVEKPQAVDALEEIVDAFDAIMVARGDLGVELPLEAVPIVQKRAVELARRKAKPVIVATQMLESMITSPRPTRAEASDCANAVLDGADALMLSGETSVGEFPVVTVKTMARIIESTEEHGLERIPKLGTRPFTQGGAITLAAAEVAEFVEAKFLCVFTESGDSVRRMTRLRNGIPILAFTPNEGIRRRLALSWGVQSYLVEPVTHTDQMFHQVDDVLLAEGLAEVGQKVVVIAGSPPGIAGSTNELRVHVVGDAVNEAAPAYEK; via the coding sequence ATGACCAGACGAGCGAAGATCGTCGCGACCCTCGGGCCCGCGACCAGCTCCTATGAGAGCATCCGCGCCATCATCGACGCCGGCGTGGACGTGGCGCGGATGAACCTCAGCCACGGCACCTACGACGTCCACGAGGGCATCTACTCCACGATCCGGAAGGCCGCCGACGACGCGGGCCGCGCGGTCGCGGTCCTCGTCGACCTGCAGGGCCCGAAGATCCGGCTCGGCAAGTTCTCCGACGGCCCGCACGACCTGGCGTTCGGCGACACCTTCGTCATCACGGTCGAGGACATCCTCGGCACGAAGGACATCTGCTCCACCACGTACAAGGGCCTCCCGGGCGACGTGAAGCCGGGCGACCCGCTGCTCATCGACGACGGCAAGGTCACGCTCCGCGTGGTCTCCACCGACGGCACGCGCGTCACGACCACCGTCGAGGTGGCCGGCGCGGTCAGCAACAACAAGGGCATCAACCTCCCGGGCGTCGCGGTCAACGTGCCCGCGCTGTCCGACAAGGACGAGGCGGACCTCCGCTGGGGCCTCCGCCTCGGCGCCGACCTCATCGCGCTGAGCTTCGTCCGCGACGCCTCGGACATCGTCCGCGTGCACGAGATCATGGACGAGGAGGGCCGCCGCGTCCCCGTCGTCGCCAAGGTCGAGAAGCCGCAGGCCGTCGACGCGCTCGAGGAGATCGTCGACGCGTTCGACGCGATCATGGTCGCCCGCGGCGACCTGGGCGTCGAGCTGCCGCTCGAGGCCGTCCCGATCGTCCAGAAGCGCGCGGTCGAGCTCGCCCGCCGCAAGGCGAAGCCCGTCATCGTGGCCACGCAGATGCTCGAGTCGATGATCACGAGCCCGCGTCCCACGCGCGCCGAGGCCTCCGACTGCGCCAACGCCGTCCTCGACGGCGCCGACGCGCTCATGCTGAGCGGCGAGACGAGCGTCGGCGAGTTCCCCGTCGTCACCGTGAAGACCATGGCGCGCATCATCGAGTCCACCGAGGAGCACGGGCTGGAGCGCATCCCGAAGCTCGGCACGCGCCCCTTCACGCAGGGCGGCGCCATCACGCTCGCGGCCGCCGAGGTCGCCGAGTTCGTGGAGGCGAAGTTCCTCTGCGTCTTCACCGAGTCGGGCGACTCGGTCCGCCGCATGACGCGCCTCCGCAACGGCATCCCGATCCTCGCCTTCACGCCGAACGAGGGCATCCGCCGTCGCCTGGCGCTGTCGTGGGGCGTGCAGTCCTACCTCGTGGAGCCGGTCACGCACACCGACCAGATGTTCCACCAGGTCGACGACGTGCTCCTCGCCGAGGGCCTCGCCGAGGTCGGCCAGAAGGTCGTCGTCATCGCCGGGTCCCCTCCCGGGATCGCGGGCTCGACCAACGAGCTGCGCGTCCACGTCGTCGGCGACGCCGTGAACGAGGCGGCTCCCGCGTACGAGAAGTAG
- a CDS encoding ANTAR domain-containing response regulator: MSDQEATPAAPRRVVVAEDESLIRLDIVETLRDNGFEVVGEAGDGETAVALATELRPDLVIMDVKMPQLDGISAAERLNRNHIAPVVLLTAFSQKELVERAGEAGALAYVVKPFTPNDLLPAIEIALARYAQIITLEAEVSDLVERFETRKLVDRAKGLLNEKMGLTEPEAFRWIQKASMDRRLTMHDVAQAIIEQLSAKKA, translated from the coding sequence GTGAGTGACCAGGAAGCAACCCCCGCAGCCCCCCGCCGTGTCGTCGTCGCCGAGGACGAGTCGCTCATCCGCCTCGACATCGTGGAGACCCTCCGCGACAACGGCTTCGAGGTCGTCGGCGAGGCCGGGGACGGCGAGACCGCCGTCGCGCTGGCCACGGAGCTGCGTCCCGACCTCGTCATCATGGACGTCAAGATGCCCCAGCTCGACGGCATCTCCGCGGCCGAGCGGCTGAACCGCAACCACATCGCGCCCGTCGTCCTCCTCACGGCCTTCAGCCAGAAGGAGCTCGTGGAGCGCGCGGGCGAGGCCGGCGCGCTGGCCTACGTCGTCAAGCCGTTCACGCCCAACGACCTGCTGCCCGCGATCGAGATCGCGCTGGCCCGCTACGCGCAGATCATCACGCTCGAGGCGGAGGTGTCCGACCTCGTCGAGCGCTTCGAGACCCGCAAGCTCGTCGACCGGGCCAAGGGCCTGCTCAACGAGAAGATGGGGCTCACCGAGCCCGAGGCGTTCCGTTGGATCCAGAAGGCGTCCATGGACCGCCGCCTCACCATGCACGACGTGGCGCAGGCCATCATCGAGCAGCTGAGCGCCAAGAAGGCCTAG